The Streptomyces sp. DH-12 genome has a window encoding:
- a CDS encoding MFS transporter, giving the protein MLMVGQMYTVLALLHPMATEFGTTPGQVTWTATAFGFAYAAGFLFAGPLCDRYGPRAVITVGLAAATASTAAVSAVSDLPTAIVLRSLQGLTTATFAPAALSYVVRHIAPRHRGTSLTCITSGMLAAAVVVQVGAQAVAAGIGWRAVFWISAVLMALNLFPVRRVLRPTPRGGTDGGLLQAFAAMPRLLRQPRLGALCLSTVALMTAFVALYTAVAIAGPPAVTGNSTAILALRASALPALIAVPLLVPSLGRLPAPLRAALAFALASLTVATGSFLGGHTALLALALLLFVAAVAVAAPAVVETINANAPQAHGAAVALYGCSMFIGASLGPQLAGALTGLGFDGILLVVAGVLLLGASLILPAMRHHSP; this is encoded by the coding sequence ATGCTGATGGTCGGTCAGATGTACACCGTCCTGGCACTGCTGCACCCCATGGCCACCGAGTTCGGCACCACACCCGGTCAGGTCACGTGGACGGCGACGGCGTTCGGTTTCGCCTACGCAGCCGGGTTCCTCTTCGCCGGCCCGCTCTGCGACCGTTACGGACCACGCGCCGTGATCACCGTGGGGCTCGCGGCCGCCACGGCATCCACCGCGGCGGTCAGCGCAGTCTCCGACCTTCCCACCGCCATCGTGCTGCGCAGCCTGCAGGGACTGACCACCGCGACCTTCGCCCCTGCCGCGCTCTCCTACGTCGTCCGGCACATCGCGCCTCGACACCGCGGCACCTCCCTCACCTGCATCACCAGTGGCATGCTCGCCGCCGCCGTCGTTGTTCAGGTCGGCGCGCAGGCCGTTGCAGCCGGAATCGGCTGGCGTGCGGTCTTCTGGATCAGTGCCGTGCTGATGGCCCTGAACCTGTTCCCGGTGCGCCGGGTCCTGCGACCCACTCCGCGTGGAGGCACCGACGGCGGACTGCTGCAGGCGTTCGCGGCGATGCCGCGGCTGCTGCGACAGCCGCGGCTGGGCGCCTTGTGCCTGTCCACCGTCGCCCTGATGACGGCTTTCGTCGCCCTCTACACGGCGGTGGCCATCGCGGGCCCACCGGCCGTCACCGGCAATTCCACCGCGATCCTCGCCCTGCGGGCCAGCGCGCTCCCCGCCCTGATCGCCGTACCCCTGCTGGTCCCCTCGCTCGGGCGGCTGCCCGCGCCCCTGCGCGCGGCCCTCGCCTTCGCTCTGGCCTCTCTCACCGTCGCCACCGGTTCCTTCCTCGGTGGTCACACGGCGCTGCTCGCCCTGGCCCTGCTGCTGTTCGTGGCCGCCGTCGCGGTAGCGGCGCCCGCTGTCGTCGAGACCATCAACGCCAACGCCCCGCAGGCACATGGTGCGGCGGTCGCCCTCTACGGGTGCAGCATGTTCATCGGCGCCAGCCTGGGCCCACAGCTCGCCGGTGCGCTCACGGGACTGGGCTTCGACGGCATTCTGCTCGTCGTCGCCGGGGTGCTCCTTCTGGGCGCCTCCCTGATCCTGCCGGCCATGCGCCACCACAGCCCGTGA
- a CDS encoding alpha/beta hydrolase — protein sequence MPAQPRMSRTAVALASLAVLAATAVTACNPETADDARGDAAIPAVPTALSEQELKWSTCSAPSTAQGGGDRPEKLPDGTTWQCSTMKAPLDYTDPDGETIDLALIRAKASPDSGEKRLGSLVFNFGGPGGSGVLTLPLAAGDEYMTLHKRYDLVSFDPRGVGDSAGVHCLDTKAMDAWLAADATPDDATEEKARERGVRAFARACQSESGAVLEHVGTQQAARDLDLMRHVLGDEKLNYFGISYGTQLGGVYAHLFPKRVGRFVFDAVVDPTEDALNGALGQAKGFQSALRNFLEDCVRQDSCFFEGTNPQQGEKDIIALLERLDTDPLPTEFGRPLTQSHALNGIAAALYDQESWLLLRGGLAAAMDGDGSALLLLSDLLNERIDDDGYGNINAANTAVNCADYKDRFTLEDVHRHLPRFRTTSSVFGDWMAWGLLQCTGWPADGHAPTVEVSADGANPVLVIGNTGDPATPYEGAKKMADELGGKVGVHLTVDGEGHGTYAVNDCLTELVDAYLLDGTVPANGTVCS from the coding sequence ATGCCCGCACAACCTCGCATGTCCCGGACCGCTGTCGCCCTGGCGTCGCTCGCCGTGCTGGCGGCCACCGCGGTGACAGCCTGCAACCCCGAGACCGCCGACGACGCTCGCGGCGATGCCGCGATACCCGCGGTGCCCACCGCTCTCAGCGAGCAGGAACTGAAGTGGAGCACGTGTTCCGCTCCGTCCACGGCCCAGGGCGGCGGAGACAGGCCCGAGAAGCTGCCGGACGGAACGACGTGGCAGTGCAGCACCATGAAGGCTCCGCTGGACTACACGGACCCCGACGGCGAAACCATCGATCTGGCCCTGATCCGGGCGAAGGCATCGCCGGACTCCGGCGAGAAGCGCCTCGGGTCCCTGGTCTTCAACTTCGGCGGCCCCGGCGGCTCCGGGGTGCTCACCCTCCCCCTCGCCGCCGGCGACGAGTACATGACGCTTCACAAGCGCTATGACCTGGTCAGTTTCGACCCTCGCGGGGTCGGGGACAGTGCCGGCGTGCACTGCCTGGACACGAAGGCCATGGACGCCTGGCTGGCCGCGGACGCCACCCCTGACGACGCCACGGAGGAGAAGGCCCGCGAGCGTGGGGTACGCGCGTTCGCCCGGGCCTGCCAGAGCGAGTCGGGCGCGGTGCTGGAGCACGTCGGCACCCAGCAGGCCGCACGTGACCTCGACCTGATGCGACACGTCCTGGGCGACGAGAAACTCAACTACTTCGGCATCTCCTACGGCACACAGCTCGGCGGCGTCTACGCACATCTCTTCCCGAAGCGTGTCGGGCGCTTCGTCTTCGACGCCGTGGTCGACCCCACCGAGGACGCCCTGAACGGTGCCCTCGGCCAGGCGAAGGGGTTCCAGAGCGCACTGCGCAACTTCCTGGAGGACTGCGTACGGCAGGACTCCTGCTTCTTCGAAGGCACGAACCCGCAGCAGGGCGAGAAGGACATCATCGCGCTGCTCGAGCGCCTGGACACCGACCCCCTGCCCACGGAGTTCGGGCGTCCTCTGACCCAGAGCCACGCCCTCAACGGCATCGCCGCCGCCCTCTACGACCAGGAGAGCTGGCTGCTGCTCAGGGGCGGACTGGCCGCCGCCATGGACGGCGACGGCAGCGCACTGCTGCTGCTCTCCGACCTCCTCAACGAACGGATCGACGACGACGGATACGGCAACATCAACGCAGCCAACACCGCGGTGAACTGCGCGGACTACAAGGACCGCTTCACCCTTGAGGACGTACACCGTCACCTGCCCCGATTCCGCACGACATCTTCGGTGTTCGGCGACTGGATGGCCTGGGGGCTGCTCCAATGCACCGGCTGGCCCGCTGACGGCCACGCACCCACCGTCGAGGTGTCGGCCGACGGCGCGAATCCAGTCCTCGTCATCGGCAACACCGGTGATCCGGCCACTCCCTACGAGGGTGCCAAGAAGATGGCGGACGAACTGGGAGGGAAGGTCGGCGTCCACCTCACCGTGGACGGCGAGGGGCACGGCACCTACGCCGTCAACGACTGCCTGACCGAGCTGGTCGACGCGTATCTGCTCGACGGGACGGTCCCGGCGAACGGCACCGTCTGCTCGTGA
- a CDS encoding IS110 family transposase — protein sequence MTTRERSTSSSTDPPNRGEVVLGVDTHGEMHVAAVTSPLGKVLGNESFPATAAGYRQLLVWARKRGTVRRAGVEGTGTFGAGLSRYLVTQRIQVFEVNRSDRSARRLLGKSDPLDAQAAARAVLSGRAQARAKSGDGPVHSARIYKLAKDSAVRARTQAINQLKAVLVIAGPALRERLSNLGNTELFRTCARLGPPDGGGDEDAVTQATHMTLRMLAERIEQLTRQINELNQRLTRLVEHHAPQLLEPVGIGPDSAVTLLITMGDNPERLNTEASFAALCGVSPIEYLSGRRRTRRLNHGGDRQANAALHRIVFTRLRHDPRTQAYDERRTQEGKTRREIIRCLKRYAAREVFNLVRPVSRTPALQGRR from the coding sequence ATGACGACCAGAGAGCGCAGCACCTCCTCCAGTACGGATCCGCCCAATCGGGGCGAGGTCGTGCTGGGCGTGGACACGCACGGCGAGATGCATGTCGCCGCCGTTACCTCCCCGCTGGGGAAGGTCCTGGGTAACGAGTCGTTTCCGGCGACGGCGGCCGGCTACCGGCAGCTGCTCGTGTGGGCCCGCAAGCGGGGGACGGTGCGCCGGGCCGGGGTGGAGGGCACCGGCACCTTCGGCGCGGGCCTGTCCCGCTACCTGGTGACCCAGCGGATCCAGGTGTTCGAAGTGAACCGGTCCGACCGCTCGGCCCGCCGGTTGCTCGGCAAGTCGGACCCGCTCGATGCGCAGGCCGCAGCGCGAGCCGTGCTCAGCGGTCGTGCCCAGGCCCGGGCGAAATCCGGCGACGGTCCGGTGCACAGCGCCCGGATCTACAAACTCGCCAAGGACTCCGCGGTCAGGGCCCGCACCCAGGCGATCAACCAGCTCAAGGCCGTCCTGGTCATCGCCGGCCCCGCCCTGCGGGAACGGTTGTCGAACTTGGGCAATACCGAGCTGTTCCGCACCTGTGCGCGCCTTGGCCCACCCGATGGTGGGGGAGACGAGGACGCGGTGACCCAGGCCACCCACATGACGCTGCGCATGCTCGCCGAGCGCATCGAACAGCTCACCAGGCAGATCAATGAGCTGAACCAACGCCTGACCCGGCTCGTCGAGCACCACGCCCCGCAGCTGCTCGAACCGGTGGGCATCGGCCCGGACAGCGCCGTCACTCTCCTGATCACCATGGGGGACAACCCCGAGCGGCTGAACACCGAGGCGTCCTTCGCTGCCCTTTGCGGAGTCAGCCCCATCGAGTACTTGTCGGGGCGGCGGCGCACGCGCCGGCTCAACCACGGCGGCGACCGGCAGGCAAACGCCGCCCTGCACCGCATCGTCTTCACCCGCCTGCGCCACGATCCACGCACCCAGGCGTACGACGAACGCCGCACCCAGGAAGGCAAGACCCGACGTGAAATTATCCGGTGCCTCAAGCGATACGCAGCCCGCGAGGTCTTCAACCTGGTCAGACCGGTCTCCCGTACCCCCGCGTTACAGGGGCGTCGGTGA
- a CDS encoding FCD domain-containing protein, translated as MSRPNLTTSIATRLVDLLRRSGLKEGAHITEQWAADELDVSRTPARKAMLFLAEVGILRREPNRGFFLDRDAATLTGTDLAAGADIEEDAYFRIADDYIGGRFTGPFTAADISRGYGLSARQADRVLARMESEDLVRRKAGGRGWEFQQVLSTVEAHDQSYRFRMIIEPNALLEPGFTIDPEAAALHRKQQEALLRGDILLLPRAELFHVNASFHEMLVSFSGNQFLLDAARRQHRLRRLIEYRHQVDRSRLAGQAREHLHMLDLVEDGKLEEAAAFLRRHLDKVRVIKTQR; from the coding sequence ATGTCGCGACCCAACCTGACCACCTCCATCGCCACCCGCCTGGTCGATCTTCTGCGCCGCAGCGGTCTGAAGGAGGGCGCGCACATCACCGAGCAGTGGGCGGCGGACGAGCTGGACGTCTCCCGCACCCCGGCCCGGAAGGCGATGCTCTTCCTCGCCGAGGTCGGCATTCTGAGGCGGGAACCGAATCGGGGTTTCTTCCTGGACCGTGACGCCGCCACCCTGACCGGGACGGATCTCGCGGCGGGCGCCGACATCGAGGAGGACGCGTACTTCCGGATCGCCGACGACTACATCGGGGGACGGTTCACCGGCCCGTTCACCGCGGCCGACATCAGCCGCGGCTACGGCCTGTCGGCACGCCAGGCCGACCGGGTACTGGCCCGCATGGAGTCCGAGGACCTGGTGCGCCGCAAGGCCGGTGGACGCGGCTGGGAGTTCCAGCAGGTGCTCTCGACCGTCGAGGCGCACGACCAGAGCTACCGCTTCCGCATGATCATCGAGCCGAACGCCCTGCTGGAGCCCGGCTTCACGATCGACCCCGAGGCCGCGGCCCTGCACCGCAAGCAGCAGGAGGCCCTGCTGCGCGGAGACATCCTGCTGCTGCCCCGGGCGGAGTTGTTCCACGTCAACGCCTCGTTCCACGAGATGCTCGTGAGCTTCTCGGGCAACCAGTTCCTCCTGGACGCCGCCCGTCGGCAGCACCGGCTGCGCCGCCTCATCGAGTACCGCCACCAGGTCGACCGCTCCCGCCTGGCCGGCCAGGCCCGCGAGCACCTGCACATGCTCGACCTGGTCGAGGACGGGAAGCTCGAGGAGGCGGCCGCCTTCCTGCGCCGCCACCTGGACAAGGTCCGCGTCATCAAGACGCAGCGCTGA
- the acnA gene encoding aconitate hydratase AcnA: MSTDPRTDPTATAVLTVAGHSYRYQPLAGLLPAERLAELPYAVRVLLENVARRSPAALGDVLARARSGHGDCELPVHPNRIMLHDTTCLPALADFAALRDSVAELGGDPGRLQPAVPVDLTVDHSVIVEEYGHPDAVERNLLVDFRRNSERYAFVKWAERSLRGFRVVPPGTGIIHQVNMEVLARVVWRDEDPAEGGLPWLHPDVLVATDSHTPMINALGVVGWGVGGLEGQAAMLGEAVTIPYPRVVGVRLTGRLRPGVGATDLALTLTELLRAEGVVDRFVEFCGPGATTLGWAERAAVSNMAPEYGATCVYFPYDDETAAYLRLTGRDEAHVRLVDAYLTAQGLKRTADRPEPRYDDVIDLDLATVEPSVAGPDLPHQRLPLSRVPESFRSTTAGRPAHTTAFAERLPEGPVAIAAITSCTNTANPTLVVQAALLAERAQRAGLTAKPWVKTSLSPGSRVVEDYLREAGLLSPLAETGFHIVGFGCMTCIGNSGPLHPELERLAADAHIDPVAVLSGNRNFAGRVNPRVAQSYLASPPLVVAYALAGSILHDFERDPLGTGADGTPVFLKDLWPTDEEVAARVAASVRPEMFRTNATRLREGTRAWHEIEAPDGVRFSWDPDSTYIRRPPHLTGLSASPPDRLRVERAKVLMVLGDDVTTDHISPAGAIPARSAAGRWLTDRGVARRDLNQYSTRRSNHEVMLRGAFTNAAVRNLLLPSADAFTGGHAHTADRSAVLPVHEAAATYRAAGHDLVVVAGRNYGAGSSRDWAAKAQALLGVRAVIAESYERIHRNNLIGMGVLPLEFENGDTASAHAFTGEEELTFDGLADLRVGTNRVTLSLTRPDASRTTVRLRLRLHSRQELAYLRHGGILPYVVRRAIAAS, translated from the coding sequence ATGAGCACAGACCCTCGCACGGACCCCACCGCCACCGCCGTCCTGACCGTCGCAGGGCACTCGTACCGGTACCAGCCGCTGGCCGGGCTGCTGCCCGCCGAGCGGCTCGCCGAACTGCCGTACGCGGTCCGGGTGCTGCTGGAGAACGTCGCCCGCCGTTCCCCCGCCGCGCTCGGCGACGTACTCGCCCGTGCCCGCTCGGGCCACGGTGACTGCGAGCTCCCGGTGCACCCGAACCGGATCATGCTGCACGACACCACGTGTCTGCCCGCCCTCGCCGACTTCGCCGCCCTGCGCGACAGCGTCGCCGAACTCGGCGGTGACCCGGGGCGGCTGCAACCGGCCGTCCCCGTGGACCTGACCGTCGACCACTCGGTCATCGTCGAGGAGTACGGGCACCCCGACGCCGTCGAGCGCAACCTGCTCGTCGACTTCCGCCGCAACAGCGAGCGCTACGCCTTCGTGAAGTGGGCCGAGCGCAGCCTGCGCGGATTCCGGGTCGTGCCGCCCGGCACCGGCATCATCCACCAGGTCAACATGGAGGTCCTGGCCCGCGTGGTCTGGCGCGACGAGGACCCGGCCGAGGGCGGCCTGCCCTGGCTGCACCCGGACGTGCTCGTCGCCACCGACAGCCACACCCCGATGATCAACGCCCTGGGCGTCGTCGGCTGGGGCGTGGGCGGACTGGAGGGGCAGGCCGCCATGCTGGGCGAGGCGGTCACCATCCCGTACCCGCGCGTGGTGGGCGTGCGTCTGACCGGGCGGCTGCGGCCGGGCGTCGGCGCCACCGACCTGGCGCTCACCCTCACCGAGCTGCTGCGCGCCGAGGGCGTGGTGGACCGGTTCGTGGAGTTCTGCGGCCCCGGTGCGACCACCCTCGGGTGGGCGGAGCGTGCCGCGGTCTCCAACATGGCGCCCGAGTACGGGGCGACCTGCGTCTACTTCCCGTACGACGACGAGACCGCCGCCTACCTGCGGCTGACCGGCCGCGACGAGGCACACGTACGACTGGTCGACGCCTACCTGACCGCGCAGGGCCTCAAGCGCACCGCCGACCGGCCCGAGCCGCGCTACGACGACGTCATCGACCTCGATCTGGCGACGGTGGAGCCGAGTGTGGCCGGCCCCGATCTGCCCCATCAGCGGCTTCCGCTGTCCCGGGTGCCCGAGTCCTTCCGGTCCACCACCGCCGGTCGGCCTGCGCACACGACGGCGTTCGCAGAGCGGCTCCCCGAGGGTCCGGTCGCCATCGCGGCCATCACCAGCTGCACCAACACCGCCAATCCGACACTGGTCGTGCAGGCGGCGCTCCTCGCCGAACGGGCACAGCGGGCCGGGCTCACGGCGAAGCCGTGGGTGAAGACATCCCTGTCACCCGGCTCGCGGGTGGTCGAGGACTACCTGCGCGAGGCCGGGCTCCTGAGCCCCTTGGCGGAAACCGGCTTCCACATCGTCGGCTTCGGCTGCATGACCTGCATCGGCAACTCGGGCCCGCTCCACCCCGAGCTGGAGCGGCTCGCCGCCGACGCCCACATCGATCCGGTGGCCGTCCTGTCCGGCAACCGCAACTTCGCCGGCCGCGTCAACCCGCGCGTCGCCCAGTCCTACCTCGCCTCGCCACCGCTGGTCGTGGCGTACGCGCTGGCCGGCTCGATCCTGCACGACTTCGAGCGCGACCCGCTCGGTACCGGCGCGGACGGCACCCCCGTGTTCCTGAAGGACCTGTGGCCCACCGACGAGGAGGTCGCCGCGCGCGTCGCCGCCTCCGTACGGCCCGAGATGTTCCGGACCAACGCCACCCGGCTGCGCGAGGGCACCCGGGCGTGGCACGAGATCGAGGCGCCCGACGGCGTCCGCTTCTCCTGGGATCCGGACTCCACCTACATCCGCCGCCCCCCGCACCTCACGGGCCTGTCCGCCTCACCGCCCGACCGACTGCGCGTCGAGCGGGCCAAGGTGCTGATGGTGCTGGGCGACGACGTCACCACGGACCACATCTCACCGGCCGGCGCGATTCCGGCGCGCAGCGCCGCCGGGCGCTGGCTGACGGACCGCGGTGTCGCCCGCCGCGACCTCAACCAGTACTCGACCCGCCGCAGCAATCACGAGGTCATGCTGCGCGGGGCCTTCACCAATGCGGCCGTCCGCAACCTGCTCCTCCCGTCGGCAGACGCCTTCACGGGCGGTCACGCCCACACCGCCGACCGCTCCGCCGTCCTGCCCGTCCACGAAGCCGCCGCGACCTACCGTGCCGCGGGCCATGATCTGGTCGTCGTCGCGGGCCGCAACTACGGTGCCGGGTCCAGCCGCGACTGGGCCGCCAAGGCACAGGCACTGCTGGGAGTGCGGGCGGTGATCGCCGAGTCGTACGAGCGCATCCACCGCAACAACCTGATCGGCATGGGCGTGCTGCCCCTGGAGTTCGAGAACGGCGACACGGCATCGGCCCACGCCTTCACCGGAGAGGAGGAACTCACCTTCGACGGCCTCGCCGACCTGCGCGTCGGCACGAACCGCGTCACCCTGTCCCTCACCCGGCCCGACGCCTCCCGCACCACGGTCCGCCTCCGGCTGCGCCTCCACTCGCGCCAGGAACTCGCCTACCTCCGGCACGGCGGAATCCTGCCGTACGTAGTGCGCCGCGCCATCGCGGCGTCGTAA
- a CDS encoding extracellular solute-binding protein — protein MSTIPRTPAPGPSSSACPSRRHLLRGAAAVGSLTALGGTLSACTADEANAAAPQAPAYYPASYDTIVDASRRERKLLIYSNTSQTNWQPVFDAFARRYPWLSDIRATNLGGSAVYERYYSESAAGTSPADVLANNAGPLWGDYATRNTAADYRSPEKDHLPDWAELLPGVWTMSTDPVALIYNRKTLAPDQFPDGLRSLAAIVEAQPSRFRGKIGVYDPTNAYGYASNHGYTSNVAGGWDTFRRLLPFAHADHSSGTLVEKVVSGEYDFSINLSGGVAIPAAEHSGGLLGWSYYAEGTVVMPRGVSIVKTAPHPNAARLFLDFLLSAEGQAAVAEGGLVPYRPDVRQDAMDSLQDMRRKLGAERVHLYRPVQVPERVQEAYVARWEKAAG, from the coding sequence ATGTCCACCATCCCCCGCACACCCGCACCGGGACCATCGTCCAGCGCCTGCCCCTCCCGCCGTCACCTCCTACGGGGCGCCGCGGCCGTCGGAAGCCTCACCGCCCTGGGCGGCACACTCTCCGCCTGCACGGCCGACGAGGCGAACGCCGCCGCCCCACAAGCCCCCGCGTACTACCCCGCCTCCTACGACACGATCGTCGACGCCTCACGGCGGGAGCGGAAGCTCCTCATCTACTCGAACACCTCGCAGACCAACTGGCAGCCGGTCTTCGACGCGTTCGCCCGGCGCTACCCCTGGCTGTCGGACATCCGCGCCACCAACCTCGGCGGCTCCGCCGTCTACGAGCGCTACTACAGCGAATCCGCCGCCGGAACCTCCCCCGCCGACGTGCTGGCCAACAACGCGGGCCCCCTGTGGGGCGACTACGCGACCCGGAACACCGCCGCCGACTACCGCTCGCCGGAGAAGGACCACTTGCCGGACTGGGCCGAGCTGCTGCCCGGCGTATGGACCATGTCGACGGACCCGGTCGCCCTCATCTACAACCGCAAGACCCTCGCCCCGGACCAGTTCCCCGACGGTCTCCGGTCGCTGGCGGCGATCGTGGAAGCGCAGCCGTCCCGCTTCCGCGGGAAGATCGGCGTCTACGACCCGACCAACGCCTACGGCTACGCCAGCAACCATGGCTACACCTCGAACGTCGCGGGCGGCTGGGACACGTTCCGACGGCTGCTGCCGTTCGCCCACGCCGATCATTCCTCCGGCACGCTCGTGGAGAAGGTCGTCTCCGGCGAGTACGACTTCTCCATCAACCTCAGCGGTGGCGTCGCGATCCCGGCCGCCGAGCACAGCGGGGGCCTGCTGGGGTGGAGCTACTATGCGGAGGGCACCGTCGTCATGCCACGTGGAGTGTCCATCGTGAAGACCGCCCCACACCCCAATGCGGCCCGTCTCTTCCTGGACTTCCTGCTCTCCGCCGAAGGGCAGGCGGCGGTCGCCGAGGGCGGCCTGGTGCCGTACCGGCCGGACGTGCGCCAGGACGCCATGGACAGCTTGCAGGACATGCGGCGCAAGCTCGGCGCGGAGCGCGTCCATCTGTACCGGCCCGTGCAGGTCCCCGAGCGTGTGCAGGAGGCATACGTCGCGCGCTGGGAGAAGGCAGCCGGCTGA
- a CDS encoding iron ABC transporter permease, whose product MAIQTPQAPPAPSRTPRAGELGTPQYRRLFGAGREVTIHWLTFLVTAVLVLAPVVPILYQSVRNQPLYAAGGAFTLSNYTHLFTSAGFGSIILDTLLFAVLTTVFALAIAVPMAILLERTRFPAARLFGQVLRWPIYISPLVLAFGWIVVYGPAGFLTSAVRESFGWVPWNLYSLPGMAFVEAVAQVPIAYLFCANALAASDTSLENAARSVGAGPLRILRSIVVPMLRPPMLYAGLLIFGTAIETLSIPLILGEPAGITLFSNFLYEQGIDSINPDYGLLGAASTFMLLTTIGLVVFQTRLLKHAQRFVSVRGKATRSDLLDIGAWKWLGFAFVGLYVVFGALLPMLALILRAFTSLLTPLVNPFDLLTLDNFRLIFDYAPYTESIVNSITVAFVGAVTVTLFGTVVVLVARRSDFRFARLLETTAQSPHAVPGLIVGIGLFWAFTWIPGGDLVRGTLFALIIAFGIRALPSAYGAISPATMQLGAELDNAARVAGADWWRTVSRIMLRLLVPAMLASFLLIWTQMIREYAPAMFLAGAESQVIGTTAIDLWTQGETGSVAALATLQITVTAVVAGLAGLLLKGKKHA is encoded by the coding sequence ATGGCCATCCAGACACCCCAGGCGCCACCCGCCCCGTCCCGCACCCCGCGCGCGGGCGAGCTGGGCACGCCCCAGTACCGGCGCCTGTTCGGCGCCGGACGTGAAGTCACCATCCACTGGCTGACGTTCCTCGTCACCGCCGTGCTCGTCCTCGCCCCCGTCGTACCGATCCTCTACCAGTCGGTCCGCAACCAGCCCCTGTACGCGGCCGGCGGCGCCTTCACCCTCTCGAACTACACCCACCTGTTCACGTCGGCGGGCTTCGGTTCGATCATCCTCGACACGCTCCTCTTCGCCGTCCTGACGACCGTGTTCGCGCTCGCCATCGCGGTGCCCATGGCGATCCTGCTGGAGCGCACCCGCTTCCCCGCCGCCCGCCTGTTCGGCCAGGTGCTGCGCTGGCCCATCTACATCTCCCCGCTCGTCCTGGCCTTCGGCTGGATCGTCGTCTACGGCCCGGCCGGCTTCCTGACCAGCGCGGTGCGCGAGAGCTTCGGCTGGGTGCCCTGGAACCTTTACTCGCTGCCCGGCATGGCGTTCGTCGAGGCCGTCGCCCAGGTCCCCATCGCCTACCTGTTCTGCGCCAACGCGCTGGCCGCCTCGGACACCTCGCTGGAGAACGCGGCCCGGAGCGTCGGCGCGGGGCCCCTGCGCATCCTGCGCTCGATCGTGGTGCCGATGCTGCGTCCACCGATGCTCTACGCGGGCCTGCTGATCTTCGGAACGGCCATCGAGACACTGTCCATCCCACTCATCCTTGGCGAGCCCGCCGGCATCACCCTCTTCTCCAACTTCCTCTACGAGCAGGGCATCGACTCGATCAACCCGGACTACGGCCTGCTGGGCGCGGCGTCCACCTTCATGCTGCTCACCACCATCGGCCTGGTCGTGTTCCAGACGCGGCTGCTCAAGCACGCCCAGCGGTTCGTGTCGGTGCGCGGCAAGGCCACCCGCTCCGACCTGCTCGACATCGGTGCCTGGAAGTGGCTGGGCTTCGCCTTCGTCGGTCTGTACGTCGTCTTCGGCGCGCTGCTGCCGATGCTCGCGCTGATCCTGCGCGCGTTCACCTCGCTGCTCACTCCGCTGGTGAACCCGTTCGACCTGCTCACCCTGGACAACTTCCGTCTGATCTTCGACTACGCGCCCTACACCGAGTCGATCGTCAACAGCATCACCGTGGCCTTCGTGGGGGCGGTGACCGTGACCCTGTTCGGCACGGTGGTGGTCCTCGTGGCACGCCGCTCCGACTTCCGCTTCGCCCGGCTCCTGGAGACGACCGCGCAGTCGCCGCACGCGGTCCCGGGCCTGATCGTCGGCATCGGCCTGTTCTGGGCCTTCACGTGGATACCCGGAGGCGACCTGGTGCGCGGCACGCTCTTCGCGCTGATCATCGCCTTCGGCATCCGGGCACTCCCGTCGGCGTACGGCGCGATCTCCCCGGCGACCATGCAGCTCGGAGCCGAACTCGACAACGCCGCACGCGTCGCCGGCGCCGACTGGTGGCGCACGGTGTCCCGGATCATGCTCCGTCTCCTCGTGCCCGCGATGCTCGCCTCGTTCCTGCTCATCTGGACCCAGATGATCCGCGAGTACGCCCCCGCCATGTTCCTCGCCGGAGCCGAGTCACAGGTCATCGGCACCACCGCCATCGACCTGTGGACCCAGGGTGAGACCGGCTCCGTCGCCGCCCTCGCCACCCTCCAGATCACCGTCACCGCCGTCGTCGCCGGCCTCGCCGGTCTCCTCCTGAAGGGGAAGAAGCATGCCTGA